The genomic window CCACGGTATCGAGGGCTTCGCGAACGCGGTTGCGTTGAACCTTGCGCATCAGCAGCCCCGCTCCGGTGCCGGGTTGTCCCAGCAACAGGTTGTCTTCGACGCTCAGGTCGGGCGCCAAGTTCAGTTCTTGATAGATCATCGCCACGCCTTGATGGCGTGCGTCGCTGGGGCCGTGCGGGTTGTAGGGTTTACCGGCGATGCTCATCTGTCCGCTGTCGGCCCGATGCGCGCCGCTGAGGACCTTCAGCAGGGTGCTTTTGCCGGCGCCGTTTTCGCCGATCAGGGCCAGCGTTTCGCCGCCGCGAATTTCCAGCGTGACATCGCGCAGGGCATGTGTGGGCCCAAAACGTTTGCTGATGCCAGCGACGTGGAGCAACGTGTCGTCCATGGGCCCAGATTCGCTATTCGACAATTTCGGGCTTCAACAATTTTTGAGTTTCTTCGTCCTGCATGTTTTCTGGCGTGGCGACAAATTCGCCGGTGGAGATAAAGTCTTCCACGGGTTCGCCCTTGATCGATGCGACCACGGCTTTGACGGCCTGGTACCCCATTTCCACCGGGTTTTGCAGCACGATCCCGCTGCACGAACCATCGCCCAGGGCTTCGATCAGGGCATCGCTGGAGTCGAACGCGATCAGTTTGACTTTACCGGTCACGCCCGCGTTCCGCAGGGCTTCCAGGGTTCCGTTGGCGTTGGGTTCGCAGACGGCAAAGATGCCGGCGAGGTCTTTACCGTGCAGCTGCAGCAGTTGGTCGGCCATTTCTTTGGCGCTGGTCGCGCTGTCGCCGCCGTATTGGTCGGAGGACACGACGTTGATGTCAGGATATTTTTTCAGTCCCTCCAGAAAGCCCTCTTCACGTTGTTCGGTGCTCTCGCTGCCGGCCAGGTAACGCAGCAGGATCACATTGCCCTTTTCGCCGATGGCTTTGGCCATTTGGTCGGCCGCCATC from Roseimaritima ulvae includes these protein-coding regions:
- a CDS encoding ABC transporter substrate-binding protein, producing the protein MRRLSTVLFAASLVMAALLVGCTSSDKQANSSGEGETLRIAVIPKGTSHEFWKSVHFGAQKAAEEIGDVEIVWRGPVVESDTGSQIEVVKNMITNHVDGIVLAPNQKGGLVDAVEEAISEDIPVVIFDSGLEEGPEIVSYVATDNFKGGQMAADQMAKAIGEKGNVILLRYLAGSESTEQREEGFLEGLKKYPDINVVSSDQYGGDSATSAKEMADQLLQLHGKDLAGIFAVCEPNANGTLEALRNAGVTGKVKLIAFDSSDALIEALGDGSCSGIVLQNPVEMGYQAVKAVVASIKGEPVEDFISTGEFVATPENMQDEETQKLLKPEIVE